From one Paractinoplanes brasiliensis genomic stretch:
- the menC gene encoding o-succinylbenzoate synthase, which produces MKLAGIELRRIRMPLVAPFRTSFGTETERDVLLLRAVTDEAEGWGECVAMSDPLYSSEYVEAAADVLRRYLVPALAAHPVAAATAVAPALHRFKGHRMAKAALETAVLDAELRAEGRSFARELGATRDRVPCGVSVGIMDSIPQLLDAVDGYLAQGYVRIKLKIEPGWDAEPVRAVRERFGDDVLLQVDANTAYTVGQAPLLAALDPFGLLLIEQPLDEEDVLGHVELSRRVRTPICLDESIVSARAAADAIRLGACSIVNIKPGRVGGYLEARRIHDVCVANGVPVWCGGMLETGLGRAANVALAALPGFTLPGDTSGSDRYFRTDVTSPFVLSDGHLPVPTGPGLGVEPIPEVLAEITTSMEWLPL; this is translated from the coding sequence ATGAAACTGGCCGGGATCGAGCTGCGGCGCATCAGGATGCCGCTGGTGGCGCCGTTCCGCACGTCGTTCGGCACCGAGACCGAACGGGACGTGCTGCTGCTGCGCGCGGTCACCGACGAGGCCGAGGGCTGGGGCGAGTGCGTCGCGATGAGCGATCCGCTCTACTCCAGCGAGTACGTGGAGGCGGCGGCCGACGTGCTGCGCCGCTACCTGGTGCCCGCGCTCGCCGCTCACCCGGTCGCCGCGGCCACCGCCGTCGCCCCCGCCCTGCACAGGTTCAAGGGCCACCGGATGGCCAAGGCCGCCCTGGAGACCGCGGTGCTCGACGCCGAGCTGCGCGCCGAGGGCCGCTCGTTCGCCCGGGAGCTGGGCGCCACCCGCGACCGGGTGCCGTGCGGGGTGTCGGTCGGCATCATGGACTCGATCCCGCAGCTGCTCGACGCCGTCGACGGGTACCTGGCCCAGGGGTACGTCCGGATCAAGCTGAAGATCGAGCCGGGCTGGGACGCCGAGCCGGTCCGCGCGGTCCGGGAGCGCTTCGGTGACGACGTGCTGCTGCAGGTCGACGCGAACACGGCGTACACGGTCGGGCAGGCGCCGCTGCTGGCCGCGCTCGACCCGTTCGGGCTGCTGCTGATCGAGCAGCCGCTCGACGAGGAGGACGTGCTCGGCCACGTCGAGCTCTCCCGCCGGGTCAGGACCCCGATCTGCCTGGACGAGTCGATCGTCTCGGCCCGCGCCGCCGCCGACGCCATCCGGCTGGGCGCGTGCAGCATCGTCAACATCAAACCGGGCCGCGTCGGCGGTTACCTCGAGGCCCGCCGCATCCACGACGTGTGCGTCGCCAACGGCGTCCCGGTGTGGTGCGGCGGCATGCTCGAAACAGGCCTGGGCAGGGCGGCCAACGTGGCTTTGGCCGCCCTGCCCGGTTTCACCCTGCCCGGCGACACGTCCGGGTCGGACCGCTATTTCCGTACGGACGTCACGTCGCCGTTCGTGCTTTCCGACGGCCACCTGCCCGTGCCCACCGGCCCCGGCCTCGGTGTCGAGCCGATCCCCGAGGTCCTGGCCGAGATCACCACGAGCATGGAGTGGCTGCCCCTGTAA
- a CDS encoding GNAT family N-acetyltransferase, with protein MSDLLTPATAAGAAARSAGVTIRALTELAELHDVCRLFDSIWQSDPADPPVTRDLLRAMSKAGSYVAGAFDGTGLVGACVAFFGAPERREMHSHIAGVSRAARGRSVGYAIKLHQRAWALERGVRTISWTFDPLVSRNAYFNMVKLGGTPVQYLPHFYGPMTDGINGADDTDRLLLRWDLSVLGGPVSKPGLSGAAIALDRTPEGEPVLRPADGRTVLVAVPPDVESLRRADPACARRWRVAVREVLGSLIDGGARVTGFDRAGWYVVERADA; from the coding sequence ATGAGTGACCTGCTCACCCCGGCCACGGCAGCCGGTGCGGCCGCCCGGTCGGCCGGGGTCACGATCCGGGCGCTCACCGAGCTGGCCGAGCTGCACGACGTGTGCCGGCTGTTCGACAGCATCTGGCAGTCCGACCCGGCCGATCCGCCGGTCACCCGCGACCTGCTGCGGGCCATGAGCAAGGCGGGCAGCTATGTGGCCGGGGCCTTCGACGGCACGGGACTGGTCGGCGCCTGCGTCGCGTTCTTCGGCGCGCCCGAGCGTCGCGAGATGCACAGCCACATCGCCGGCGTGAGCCGGGCCGCCCGTGGCCGCAGCGTCGGCTACGCGATCAAGCTGCATCAGCGGGCGTGGGCGCTGGAGCGGGGGGTACGGACGATCAGCTGGACCTTCGACCCGCTGGTCAGCCGGAACGCGTACTTCAACATGGTCAAGCTGGGCGGCACGCCGGTGCAGTACCTGCCGCACTTCTACGGCCCGATGACCGACGGCATCAACGGCGCCGACGACACCGACCGGCTGCTGCTGCGCTGGGACCTGTCAGTGCTCGGCGGGCCGGTTTCGAAACCCGGCCTGTCCGGGGCGGCGATCGCTTTGGACCGTACGCCCGAAGGTGAACCCGTGCTGCGCCCGGCCGACGGTCGTACCGTGCTGGTCGCGGTGCCGCCGGACGTCGAGTCGCTGCGGCGCGCCGATCCTGCTTGCGCTCGTCGCTGGCGTGTCGCCGTACGGGAAGTGCTCGGGTCTTTGATCGACGGCGGGGCGCGGGTGACCGGGTTCGACCGGGCCGGCTGGTATGTGGTGGAGAGGGCGGACGCATGA
- a CDS encoding M20 family metallopeptidase gives MELAEMLADLRELVTCESPSDDRAAVARSAEVVARVGRRRLGAEPERIVLDGRTHLRWRFGDGPARVLLLGHHDTVWPIGTLSHTPYEVTGGTVRGPGCFDMKAGVVQAFHALAALPDRSGVTVLITGDEELGSPTSRELIEKEAVGGAAALVLEASADGGALKTERKGVSLYRVRVSGRASHAGLEPEAGVNSTVELAHQVLAVRALGDPALGTTVVPTRMTAGTTTNTVPAAGEFAVDVRCRTTAEQLRVDAALSRLTPVLPGAGLTVEGGPNRPPLEATASEALYALAEKVAAQLGLPPLTRAAVGGASDGNFTAGAGTPTLDGLGAVGGGAHAAGEHVVAAEMPRRAALVSALVREVARP, from the coding sequence ATGGAGCTGGCGGAGATGCTGGCCGACCTGCGGGAGCTGGTGACCTGCGAGTCGCCCTCGGACGACCGGGCCGCCGTGGCCCGCAGCGCCGAGGTGGTGGCGCGGGTCGGGCGGCGTCGGCTGGGCGCGGAGCCGGAGCGGATCGTGCTGGACGGGCGTACCCATCTGCGGTGGCGTTTCGGCGACGGCCCGGCCCGGGTGCTGCTGCTGGGCCACCATGACACGGTGTGGCCGATCGGCACGCTCTCGCACACCCCGTACGAGGTGACGGGCGGAACCGTACGCGGGCCCGGCTGCTTCGACATGAAGGCGGGCGTCGTGCAGGCCTTCCACGCCCTCGCGGCGCTGCCCGACCGGTCCGGCGTGACCGTGCTGATCACCGGTGACGAGGAGCTGGGTTCGCCGACCTCGCGCGAGCTGATCGAGAAGGAGGCCGTCGGCGGCGCGGCCGCCCTGGTGCTGGAGGCCTCGGCCGACGGGGGAGCGCTCAAGACCGAACGCAAAGGCGTTTCCCTTTACCGCGTACGGGTGTCCGGCCGCGCGTCGCACGCCGGGCTCGAACCGGAGGCGGGTGTCAACTCCACCGTCGAGCTGGCTCATCAGGTGCTCGCCGTGCGGGCCCTGGGCGACCCGGCGCTCGGCACCACGGTTGTGCCGACCCGGATGACCGCCGGGACGACCACCAACACCGTCCCGGCGGCGGGCGAGTTCGCCGTCGACGTCCGGTGCCGCACCACCGCCGAGCAGTTGCGTGTCGACGCCGCCCTGAGCAGGCTGACCCCGGTGCTGCCGGGCGCCGGCCTCACCGTCGAGGGCGGCCCCAACCGTCCCCCGCTGGAAGCCACGGCCTCCGAGGCGCTCTACGCGCTGGCGGAAAAGGTCGCCGCCCAGCTGGGCCTGCCGCCGCTGACGAGGGCCGCGGTCGGCGGCGCCTCGGACGGCAACTTCACCGCCGGTGCGGGCACGCCGACGCTGGACGGGCTGGGCGCGGTCGGCGGGGGCGCGCACGCCGCCGGCGAACACGTTGTCGCCGCCGAGATGCCGCGGCGTGCGGCGCTGGTCTCGGCGCTGGTCCGGGAGGTGGCTCGCCCATGA